One genomic segment of Vicia villosa cultivar HV-30 ecotype Madison, WI unplaced genomic scaffold, Vvil1.0 ctg.001190F_1_1, whole genome shotgun sequence includes these proteins:
- the LOC131633935 gene encoding uncharacterized protein LOC131633935, translated as MAAELFGVRRCGSGGDALRRKEIDGLAVVSGMMYPDDISRELATLVDVCRSIDGVVANVVDVRGDFRSKQDFDVGGDFRSKQDFDVGVSIPTPIAPSIEEVQIAPKIPFIDEMSVFMHKYIDRIVNVVGDGNCGYLAVSALLGKGEDAHELVRHDLIEELVNHKDSYTRVFGDETKF; from the exons ATGGCGGCAGAGCTGTTCGGCGTGCGGCGGTGTGGATCCGGCGGTGATGCTCTTCGGCGGAAGGAGATCGATGGCCTCGCGGTTGTTTCCG GTATGATGTACCCCGATGATATTTCAAGAGAATTAGCTACTTTAGTCGATGTTTGTAGGAGTATCGACGGGGTAGTGGCAAATGTGGTAGATGTCAGAGGTGACTTTCGTAGCAAGCAAGACTTTGATGTCGGAGGTGACTTTCGTAGCAAGCAAGACTTTGATGTCGGAG TTTCGATTCCAACACCTATTGCTCCATCAATTGAAGAGGTACAAATTGCTCCAAAAATTCCATTCATTGACGAGATGTCGGTTTTTATGCATAAATACATCGACCGGATCGTCAATGTGGTGGGGGACGGTAATTGCGGATATTTGGCCGTATCGGCTTTGCTTGGTAAGGGAGAGGATGCCCATGAGCTTGTCCGTCATGATCTTATCGAAGAGTTGGTGAACCATAAAGACTCGTACACGCGGGTATTTGGAGACGAAACTAAATTTTAA
- the LOC131633915 gene encoding serine--tRNA ligase-like, whose amino-acid sequence MLDINLFLAEKGRNPELIRESQRRRFASVEVVDEVVHLHHQWRNLQREVHILGLNGYLKKISAAKLAGEDATELIAHYEANEREIALLKAESNKILNSMNSRLETIGNLIHDSVPISNDEADNVVVRTWGDKRVEPKLKNHVDLVELLEIADFKKGAEVAGGRGFYLKGDGVRLNQALINFGLEFLKKREYTLLQTPLFMRKDIMSKCAQLAQFDEELYKVTGEGDDKYLIATAEQPLCAYHIDDWIRPRQLPLRYAGYSSCFRKEAGSHGRDTLGIFRVHQFEKVEQFCITSPVDNDSWVMHEEMLKNSEEFYKALNIPYQIVSIVSGALNDAAAKKYDLEAWFPASQTYRELVSCSNCTDYQARKLDIRYGHKESIVQVKQYVHMLNSTLTATERTICCILENYQKEDGVEIPEVLRPFMGGKTFLPFKNKPNSEAKGKKSKA is encoded by the exons ATGTTGGACATCAACCTATTCTTAGCGGAAAAGGGTCGCAACCCCGAACTCATCCGCGAATCCCAACGGCGTCGATTCGCCAGCGTTGAAGTTGTTGATGAAGTTGTCCATCTCCACCATCAATGGAGAAATC TTCAACGCGAGGTGCATATTCTCGGACTTAACGGGTACCTTAAGAAAATCTCTGCAGCCAAGCTT GCCGGTGAAGACGCAACTGAATTGATTGCTCATTATGAAGCGAACGAGAGAGAGATAGCTCTGCTAAAGGCTGAGTCTAATAAAATTCTAAACAGCATGAATTCTAGATTGGAAACCATTGGTAACCTCATACATGATTCCGTTCCAATCAGCAACGATGAG GCCGATAATGTCGTGGTTAGAACATGGGGAGACAAAAGAGTGGAACCTAAACTCAAGAATCATGTGGATCTCGTTGAGCTTCTCGAGATAGCAGATTTCAAGAAAG GAGCTGAAGTAGCTGGAGGTAGAGGTTTCTATCTCAAAGGAGATGGTGTTCGGCTTAACCAAGCTCTAATCAACTTCGGGCTTGAGTTTTTGAAGAAAAGGGAATATACCTTATTACAAACTCCTCTCTTCATGAGAAAAGATATAATGTCCAAGTGTGCACAATTAGCACAATTTGATGAAGAACTTTATAAG GTAACTGGTGAAGGAGATGACAAATATCTGATTGCAACAGCAGAGCAGCCACTTTGTGCATATCATATAGATGATTGGATCCGCCCTAGGCAGCTACCCCTTAG GTATGCTGGATATTCATCTTGCTTTCGTAAAGAAGCTGGATCTCACGGTCGGGATACTCTAGGAATATTCCGAGTTCACCAATTTGAGAAAGTAGAGCAGTTTTGCATTACCTCCCCAGTTGACAATGATTCATGGGTCATGCACGAGGAAATGCTTAAGAATTCTGAGGAATTTTACAAGGCG TTGAACATTCCTTATCAAATTGTTTCCATTGTATCTGGTGCTTTAAATGATGCTGCCGCGAAGAAGTATGATCTTGAAGCATGGTTTCCAGCTTCTCAAACTTACAGGGAGTTGGTATCCTGTTCAAATTGTACTGACTACCAGGCCAGAAAACTAGATATTCGATATGGACATAAGGAG AGCATTGTGCAGGTGAAGCAATACGTTCATATGTTGAACTCTACTCTCACTGCTACAGAGAGGACCATTTGCTGCATACTAGAGAACTACCAGAAGGAGGATGGGGTAGAGATACCAGAAGTCCTCAGGCCATTCATGGGTGGAAAGACTTTCCTGCCCTTCAAGAACAAACCGAATAGCGAAGCCAAAGGGAAGAAATCGAAGGCTTAA